The Caldisericaceae bacterium sequence TATATCCATTGCAATATAATCAGTGTAAGGGATAATTTCTTTTAATCTTTCAGGCATTGAACCATTTGTATCAACTTTAACAAGAAAACCCATATCTTTAATTTTCTTTATGTAGGAAACTAAGTCCTTATGTAGTAGCGGTTCTCCCCCAGTAAATTCAACTGCATCAAGTAAACCTACTCTTTTCTTTAAAAATTCTTCAATTTCTTCAAAACTAACAGGCTTTGGAAATTCATTTTCAAGCACAAGTTCCCTATTGTGGCAGTAAGGACAACGAAAACTACACCCAATAGTAAATATAATTGCACAGGTTTTGTTAGGATAATCTACCAAAGAAAATCTATTAAGCGCACCTATAAGCATAGTATTAAAGTTTAATCAGTTTTAAAATATAGGCAAGAATTTCATCAAAATCGGTTGTAAAGGCCTCTTTTATTGAATCCTTGAGTTCAAAAAACTTTTTTGCAAGTTCCATATCAAACTGTGCACCGCCGTTTTTTAAAATTTCTTCCATTGCTTCATCTATACTCCTTGCCTTTCTGTATGGCCTATCTGTTGTCATTGCATCAAAGGCATCAACTATTGAAAGTATTCTTGATAAATAAGGAATTTCACCATTTTTAAGTCCGTATGGATAGCCTTTTCCATCATATCTTTCATGATGGTGGAGAACAATTCTTGCAACTTCATCTAAAGCACCAATTGTGCTAATTATCTCATAACTTTTCAGAGGATGCTTTTTTATTTCATCCATATCCTCTTTTCCTAACGGCTCTTTCT is a genomic window containing:
- a CDS encoding anaerobic ribonucleoside-triphosphate reductase activating protein, yielding MLIGALNRFSLVDYPNKTCAIIFTIGCSFRCPYCHNRELVLENEFPKPVSFEEIEEFLKKRVGLLDAVEFTGGEPLLHKDLVSYIKKIKDMGFLVKVDTNGSMPERLKEIIPYTDYIAMDIKAPLETYTEATQVGVDINKIKESINLIMNEAYDYEFRTTIFKNFFKTVESFISVGNLIRGAKAYYLQKPHFDKVLDPNYNFETFKEEEISAIVKLLKEFVKIVEVR